The following are encoded in a window of Mycobacteriales bacterium genomic DNA:
- a CDS encoding TrkA family potassium uptake protein, with product MHVVIMGCGRVGSTIALSLVAAGHSVAIVDQDATAFRRLPPDFEGAQVVGVGFDRDTLIEAGIEHAAAFVAVSSGDNSNIISARVARETFGIDNVVARIYDPRRAEVYSRLGIPTVATVRWTADSMLRRLLGDGAHSEWSDPTGHIALAEIAYDQGWIGRSVGELQSAVEGVRVAFLTRYGEALLPTRATAIQDGDQLFVLLVRDQMKAVEAALSEPPGEHQ from the coding sequence GTGCACGTCGTGATCATGGGTTGTGGCCGGGTCGGCTCGACCATCGCGCTGAGCCTGGTTGCGGCCGGACATTCGGTGGCGATCGTGGATCAGGACGCCACCGCCTTCCGGCGGCTGCCCCCCGACTTCGAGGGTGCCCAGGTGGTCGGCGTGGGGTTCGACCGCGACACGCTGATCGAGGCCGGGATCGAGCACGCGGCTGCCTTCGTCGCGGTCTCCAGCGGCGACAACTCCAACATCATCTCGGCGCGGGTGGCGCGCGAGACGTTCGGCATCGACAACGTGGTCGCCCGGATCTACGACCCGCGCCGCGCGGAGGTCTACAGCCGGCTCGGCATCCCGACCGTCGCCACGGTGCGCTGGACCGCCGACTCGATGCTGCGGCGGTTGCTGGGCGATGGGGCGCATAGCGAGTGGAGCGATCCCACCGGTCACATCGCCCTTGCCGAGATCGCCTACGACCAGGGCTGGATCGGGCGTTCGGTCGGCGAGCTGCAGAGCGCGGTCGAGGGCGTCCGGGTCGCGTTCCTCACGCGCTACGGCGAGGCACTGCTACCCACTCGCGCCACCGCGATCCAGGACGGCGACCAGCTGTTCGTCCTGCTAGTCCGCGACCAGATGAAGGCGGTCGAGGCCGC
- a CDS encoding APC family permease, whose amino-acid sequence MRSLGDLSKTVFIGRPLRSTQLGETLLPKRLALPVFASDALSSVAYATEEILLVLSLGGLGLIHFTWVAAAGVAFLMLVVVASYRQNVHAYPSGGGDYEVATTNLGRRAGLTVASALMVDYTLTVAVSVSSGVANITSAVTSLQGHAVILAVAIVAIIMLLNLRGVRESGTAFAIPTYAFIGGVTALIIVAAFKLGAGHHLTAESAHYRVVRARNYTGLALIFLLLRSFASGCTALTGVEAISNGVPAFQKPKSKNAATTLALLGGIAVSMFLAITTLAIISHVHVAESPSNLIGLPKGQDPKTVIAQVGLAVFGNGSFGFYYLQAVTALILVLAANTAFNGFPVLASILARDGYLPRQLHTRGDRLAFSNGILILAGFAILLIVAFSASPTRLIQLYIVGVFVSFVNSQIGMIRHWNRNLPLTEDPARRRQMKRSRVINSIGAAVTSLVLVIILISKFTQGAWIAIVAMVVLFTMMRGIRRHYDAVAEELAPDTEDDVLPSRVHAIVLVSRVHKATLRAVNYARATRPSSLVALTVDVDHIATEALKSEWERRGVPVPLQILESPYREITRPIVKYIKEVNRQSPRDVVSVFIPEYVVGQWWEQLLHNQHALRLKGRLLFTRGVMVTSVPYQLASSGRVIERTRPSPGDARRAIDMKPKPAHQTPKQ is encoded by the coding sequence GTGCGATCGCTGGGGGACCTGTCGAAGACGGTCTTCATCGGCCGCCCCCTGCGCAGCACGCAGCTGGGCGAGACTTTGCTGCCCAAGCGCCTCGCGCTGCCGGTGTTCGCGAGCGACGCGCTGTCCTCCGTCGCATACGCGACCGAGGAGATCCTGCTCGTACTGTCCCTCGGCGGGCTGGGCCTGATCCACTTCACCTGGGTGGCCGCGGCGGGCGTCGCGTTCCTCATGTTGGTCGTGGTCGCGTCGTACCGGCAGAACGTCCACGCTTACCCCAGCGGTGGCGGCGACTACGAGGTAGCGACCACCAACCTCGGTCGTCGCGCCGGCCTGACGGTCGCGAGCGCGTTGATGGTCGACTACACGCTGACCGTCGCGGTTTCGGTCAGCTCGGGCGTCGCGAACATCACGTCGGCAGTGACATCACTGCAGGGGCACGCGGTGATCCTCGCGGTCGCGATCGTCGCCATCATCATGCTGCTGAACCTGCGTGGCGTCCGAGAGTCGGGCACCGCGTTCGCGATCCCGACGTACGCGTTCATCGGCGGTGTCACCGCGCTAATCATCGTGGCCGCGTTCAAGCTCGGGGCGGGTCACCACCTCACCGCGGAGAGCGCCCACTACCGCGTCGTGCGCGCCCGCAACTACACCGGCCTCGCGCTGATCTTCCTGCTGCTCCGTTCGTTCGCTTCGGGATGTACGGCGCTGACCGGAGTCGAGGCGATCAGCAACGGCGTGCCCGCGTTCCAGAAGCCGAAGAGCAAGAACGCGGCGACCACGCTCGCGCTGCTCGGCGGCATTGCGGTCAGCATGTTCCTTGCCATCACGACGCTCGCGATCATCAGCCATGTTCACGTCGCGGAGTCGCCGAGCAACCTGATCGGCCTGCCCAAGGGGCAGGACCCGAAGACGGTCATCGCGCAGGTCGGCCTCGCCGTCTTTGGCAACGGGTCGTTCGGCTTCTACTACCTGCAGGCCGTCACCGCCCTGATCCTCGTGCTCGCGGCGAACACCGCTTTCAACGGCTTCCCGGTGCTCGCCTCGATCCTGGCCCGCGACGGCTACCTGCCGCGCCAGCTCCACACGCGCGGCGACCGGCTCGCGTTCAGCAACGGCATCCTGATCCTCGCCGGCTTCGCGATCCTGCTGATTGTTGCGTTCTCGGCGTCACCGACCCGGCTGATCCAGCTGTACATCGTCGGGGTGTTCGTGTCGTTCGTGAACAGCCAGATCGGGATGATCCGGCACTGGAACCGCAACCTTCCGCTCACCGAGGACCCGGCGCGGCGACGGCAGATGAAGCGGTCACGGGTGATCAACAGCATCGGGGCTGCCGTGACCAGCCTGGTCCTCGTGATCATCCTGATCTCGAAGTTCACGCAGGGCGCATGGATCGCGATCGTCGCGATGGTCGTCCTCTTCACGATGATGCGCGGCATCCGCAGACATTACGACGCGGTGGCAGAAGAGCTCGCGCCCGACACGGAAGACGACGTGCTGCCGTCGCGGGTGCACGCGATCGTGCTCGTGTCACGCGTACACAAGGCGACACTGCGCGCGGTCAACTACGCGCGGGCCACCAGACCGTCATCGCTGGTTGCGCTGACCGTCGACGTCGACCACATCGCGACCGAGGCGCTGAAGAGCGAATGGGAACGCCGTGGTGTTCCCGTCCCGCTGCAGATCCTCGAGTCGCCGTACCGCGAGATCACCCGGCCGATCGTGAAGTACATCAAGGAGGTCAACCGGCAGAGCCCCCGCGACGTGGTGTCCGTCTTCATCCCCGAGTACGTCGTCGGGCAGTGGTGGGAGCAGCTGCTGCACAACCAGCACGCGTTGCGGCTGAAGGGCCGGTTGCTCTTCACGCGCGGCGTGATGGTCACAAGCGTGCCCTACCAGCTGGCTTCCTCGGGCCGCGTCATCGAGCGCACCCGTCCGTCGCCCGGAGATGCGCGACGCGCGATCGACATGAAGCCGAAGCCGGCCCACCAGACCCCCAAACAGTGA
- a CDS encoding class I SAM-dependent RNA methyltransferase → MIVEVGSVGNGGICIAHAPDGRAILVRHALPGERVRLEVTEERSSYLRADAVEILEASPHRVAPPCPYAGPGHCGGCDWQHVHLDEQRRLKAAVVADQLRRIAGLDVDVVAEAVPGDVQGLHWRRRIRFAVDADGVAGLRRHRSHEVEPIDDCLLAHPDLPVRSVLAQRWPDSEGVEVDLGAAVQAIGRDWHVPEGSFWQVHPGAPAALCEAVTGYARVSGIDRCLDLFSGVGLFAGALAAQAPGAEVVAVESDRAAVEAARANLADHPKVRVVAERVDRWLARSRPQTDLVVLDPPRRGVGRAIVDGIAAAGPRSVVYVSCEPASLARDIGLLAGHGYRLEGLRAFDLFPMTAHVECVALLEAAKRP, encoded by the coding sequence GTGATCGTCGAGGTCGGATCGGTCGGCAACGGCGGTATCTGCATCGCGCACGCACCCGACGGACGGGCGATCCTCGTCCGGCACGCCCTACCCGGCGAACGCGTGCGGCTCGAGGTCACCGAGGAGCGCTCGTCGTACCTGCGTGCGGACGCCGTCGAGATCCTCGAAGCCTCACCGCACCGGGTGGCACCTCCGTGCCCGTACGCCGGACCCGGGCACTGCGGCGGCTGCGACTGGCAGCACGTGCATCTCGACGAGCAGCGGCGGTTGAAGGCCGCGGTCGTCGCCGACCAGCTGCGACGGATCGCCGGTCTCGACGTCGACGTCGTGGCCGAGGCGGTGCCGGGTGACGTGCAGGGGTTGCACTGGCGGAGGCGCATCCGGTTCGCGGTCGACGCCGATGGCGTTGCGGGGCTGAGACGGCATCGTTCCCACGAGGTCGAGCCGATCGATGACTGCCTGCTCGCGCATCCCGACCTGCCGGTGCGCTCGGTCCTCGCTCAGCGCTGGCCGGACAGCGAGGGGGTCGAGGTTGATCTCGGGGCGGCGGTGCAGGCGATCGGCCGCGACTGGCACGTGCCGGAGGGCAGTTTCTGGCAGGTGCATCCGGGCGCTCCGGCAGCCCTCTGCGAGGCGGTGACCGGTTACGCCCGGGTCTCCGGCATCGACCGTTGCCTGGACCTGTTCAGCGGAGTCGGTCTGTTCGCCGGCGCCCTCGCCGCACAGGCACCAGGCGCCGAGGTCGTTGCGGTGGAGTCCGACCGCGCCGCCGTCGAGGCCGCCCGCGCGAACCTCGCCGACCACCCGAAGGTCCGGGTGGTCGCCGAGCGGGTCGACCGCTGGCTGGCCCGCAGCCGGCCACAGACCGATCTCGTCGTCCTCGACCCGCCGCGGCGTGGTGTCGGGCGAGCGATCGTCGACGGGATCGCCGCGGCCGGCCCGCGCAGCGTCGTCTATGTCTCGTGCGAGCCGGCGTCGCTGGCCCGCGACATCGGCCTGCTGGCCGGCCACGGTTACCGGCTGGAGGGCTTGCGGGCGTTCGACCTGTTCCCGATGACCGCTCACGTCGAGTGCGTGGCGCTACTCGAGGCGGCTAAGCGGCCCTGA
- the dxs gene encoding 1-deoxy-D-xylulose-5-phosphate synthase, which yields MLRTIDDPSDLKRLEPSQLPELAQEIRDFLVESVAKTGGHLGPNLGVVELTLALHRVFDSPHDAIIWDTGHQAYVHKLVTGRREEFEALRQSDGMSGYPSRRESPHDWVENSHASTALSYADGLAKAFELRGEYDRTVVAIVGDGSLTGGMSWEALNTIAAHPERPVIIVVNDNGRSYSPTVGGLAAHLASLRLSPSYEQMLEMVKTSLARTPLVGAPIYDALHGMKKGLKDLIQPQAMFEDLGLKYVGPIDGHDAVAVERALRNARDFGQPVIVHCLTEKGRGYPPAVEDEADQFHAVSVIDPLTGRPVNRSGPTWTDVFADQMVALGREREDVVGVTAAMLRPVGLYRFAQEFPERVFDVGIAEQHAVTSAAGMAMGGLHPVVCIYATFLNRAFDQVLMDVGLHKLPVTFVLDRAGITGDDGASHNGMWDLALLGIVPGLRVAAPRDATRLAELLREAVETDSGPTALRFPKAPAGEDVPTVDRVGAMDLLRRDDDSQVLVVSVGALAPLALDVAARVAAQGVGVTVVDPRWVLPVDPGLPALCSAHELVVVIEDGVVAGGIGSAISSALRSRDISVPVRDFALPHEFLLHGRRSDVLVRCGLSAQEIARQAVEAAAKADVQPVGPR from the coding sequence CTGCTCCGCACGATCGACGACCCCTCCGATCTGAAGCGGCTCGAGCCGTCGCAGCTGCCGGAGCTTGCGCAGGAGATTCGCGACTTCCTGGTCGAGTCGGTCGCCAAGACCGGTGGTCACCTCGGACCCAATCTCGGCGTCGTCGAACTGACCCTCGCTTTGCACCGGGTGTTCGACTCACCGCACGACGCGATCATCTGGGACACCGGACACCAGGCCTACGTCCACAAGTTGGTCACCGGGCGCCGCGAGGAGTTCGAGGCACTGCGCCAGTCGGACGGCATGTCCGGCTACCCGTCGCGACGGGAGAGCCCGCACGACTGGGTCGAGAACTCGCACGCCTCGACCGCGTTGTCCTACGCCGACGGGCTGGCGAAGGCGTTCGAGCTGCGGGGTGAGTACGACCGCACCGTTGTCGCGATCGTCGGCGACGGCTCGCTCACCGGCGGGATGTCATGGGAGGCGCTGAACACGATCGCCGCGCATCCCGAGCGGCCGGTGATCATCGTCGTCAACGACAACGGCCGCTCCTATTCGCCGACCGTCGGCGGGCTCGCCGCGCATCTCGCTTCGCTGCGGCTCTCGCCGTCGTACGAGCAGATGCTCGAGATGGTCAAGACGTCGCTCGCGCGTACGCCACTCGTGGGCGCCCCGATCTACGACGCCCTGCACGGCATGAAGAAGGGCCTCAAGGATCTGATCCAGCCGCAGGCGATGTTCGAGGACCTCGGGCTGAAGTACGTCGGTCCCATCGACGGTCACGACGCCGTTGCGGTCGAGCGGGCGTTGCGCAATGCCCGCGACTTCGGTCAGCCGGTGATCGTGCACTGCCTCACCGAGAAGGGCCGCGGCTACCCGCCGGCCGTGGAGGACGAGGCGGACCAGTTCCACGCGGTCAGCGTGATCGATCCCCTGACCGGTCGTCCGGTGAACCGCTCCGGCCCGACCTGGACCGACGTCTTCGCCGACCAGATGGTGGCGCTCGGGCGCGAGCGCGAGGACGTCGTCGGCGTGACCGCGGCGATGCTGCGCCCGGTCGGGCTGTATCGCTTCGCCCAGGAGTTTCCGGAGCGGGTCTTCGACGTGGGCATCGCCGAGCAGCACGCCGTGACGTCGGCAGCCGGCATGGCGATGGGCGGCCTGCACCCGGTCGTCTGCATCTACGCGACGTTCCTCAACCGGGCCTTCGACCAGGTCCTGATGGACGTCGGCCTGCACAAGCTTCCCGTGACGTTCGTCCTCGATCGGGCCGGCATCACGGGTGACGACGGTGCGTCGCACAACGGGATGTGGGACCTCGCCTTGCTCGGCATCGTGCCCGGCTTGCGGGTCGCGGCTCCGCGCGACGCGACCCGCCTCGCCGAGCTGCTCCGCGAGGCGGTCGAGACCGACTCGGGCCCGACCGCGTTGCGGTTCCCGAAGGCGCCCGCAGGTGAGGACGTCCCGACCGTCGACCGGGTCGGTGCGATGGACCTGCTGCGGCGGGACGACGACAGCCAGGTGCTCGTCGTCTCGGTCGGCGCGCTCGCACCGCTCGCACTCGACGTCGCCGCCCGGGTAGCAGCGCAAGGAGTGGGCGTGACGGTGGTCGACCCGCGCTGGGTGCTGCCGGTCGATCCCGGCCTGCCCGCGCTGTGCTCCGCGCACGAGCTGGTCGTCGTGATTGAGGACGGCGTGGTCGCGGGCGGCATCGGCTCGGCGATCTCCAGCGCGTTGCGCTCGCGCGACATCTCGGTGCCGGTGCGCGACTTCGCGCTGCCGCACGAGTTCCTGCTGCATGGTCGCCGCAGCGACGTTCTGGTCCGCTGCGGGCTGTCCGCCCAGGAGATCGCCAGACAGGCGGTCGAGGCCGCTGCCAAGGCTGACGTCCAGCCGGTGGGGCCGCGCTGA